One stretch of Arachis duranensis cultivar V14167 chromosome 1, aradu.V14167.gnm2.J7QH, whole genome shotgun sequence DNA includes these proteins:
- the LOC107469498 gene encoding protein PGR produces the protein MESSSPSSSSYSLSSFYKSAKLLLAVSIAFLIAFRAHRKKSLSVSGAFAGFFVMALHIFVGSRFGVMLLAFFFTSSKLTKKGQDKKRKLDPEFKEGGQRNWVQVLANSGIASVLVVAIWALTEGKDKCLDSKDSALITSLIGGVIGHYSCCNGDTWSSELGILSDEQPRLITTFKPVKKGTNGGVTKAGLLAAAAAGSVIGISFVLLGFMTTKCGSDIALKQLLVIPIATLAGVVGSVIDSLLGATLQFTGFCSVRNKIVGKPGPTVKRISGVNILDNNAVNLVSILLTTILTSIACLYIF, from the exons ATGgaatcatcatcaccatcttcttcttcttattctctttCGTCGTTTTACAAATCAGCGAAACTCTTGCTGGCTGTCTCAATCGCGTTCCTTATCGCCTTCAGAGCTCACAGGAAGAAATCTCTCAGCGTTTCTGGAGCCTTCGCTGGCTTCTTCGTTATGGCGCTTCACATTTTTGTAGGAAGCAG GTTTGGGGTGATGCTGCTGGCATTCTTTTTCACTTCGTCGAAGCTTACGAAGAAAGGACAAGATAAAAAGCGAAAGCTTGATCCTGAATTCAAAGAAGGTGGACAAAGAAATTG GGTACAAGTTCTAGCCAATAGTGGCATTGCCTCAGTTTTGGTTGTAGCTATATGGGCATTAACAGAAGGGAAGGATAAGTGTTTGGACTCTAAAGACTCAGCTCTGATCACTTCTCTCATTGGTGGTGTTATTGGCCACTACTCCTGCTGCAATGGAGATACTTGGTCCTCAGAGCTTGGAATTCTTAGTGATGAGCAGCCTCGTCTGATAACAACATTCAAG CCAGTGAAGAAGGGTACAAATGGTGGTGTGACTAAAGCAGGTCTTTTAGCAGCCGCAGCAGCTGGAAGTGTCATCGGAATATCTTTTGTTCTTCTGGGATTTATGACAACTAAATGTGGCTCTGATATAGCTCTTAAACAACTACTGGTCATACCTATTGCTACCCTGGCAGGAGTAGTAGgaagtgtcattgattctctgTTGGGTGCAACCCTGCAATTCACCGGATTCTGCTCGGTTCGAAATAAG ATTGTTGGGAAGCCAGGACCAACAGTTAAAAGGATCTCAGGAGTCAATATTCTAGACAACAATGCGGTCAACCTTGTATCTATACTTTTGACCACAATTTTGACTTCAATAGCTTGTTTATACATATTCTAA